The following coding sequences are from one Gossypium raimondii isolate GPD5lz chromosome 4, ASM2569854v1, whole genome shotgun sequence window:
- the LOC105779299 gene encoding ATP synthase subunit beta, mitochondrial — translation MASRRLLSSLLRSTSRRSLSKSPSPTPRLPSPSPTRRPFPCPYFLSRDAEYSTSAAAAASAPSQPPPAKKGGKGKITDEFTGAGAIGQVCQVIGAVVDVRFDEGLPPILTALEVMDHSIRLVLEVAQHLGENMVRTIAMDGTEGLVRGQPVLNTGSPITVPVGRATLGRIINVIGEPIDEKGELKTDHFLPIHREAPAFVEQATEQQILVTGIKVVDLLAPYQRGGKIGLFGGAGVGKTVLIMELINNVAKAHGGFSVFAGVGERTREGNDLYREMIESGVIKLGEKQADSKCALVYGQMNEPPGARARVGLTGLTVAEHFRDAEGQDVLLFIDNIFRFTQANSEVSALLGRIPSAVGYQPTLATDLGGLQERITTTKKGSITSVQAIYVPADDLTDPAPATTFAHLDATTVLSRQISELGIYPAVDPLDSTSRMLSPHILGEEHYNTARGVQKVLQNYKNLQDIIAILGMDELSEDDKLTVARARKIQRFLSQPFHVAEVFTGAPGKYVELKESITSFQGVLDGKYDDLPEQSFYMVGGIEEVIAKADKIAKESAA, via the exons ATGGCTTCGCGTCGACTCCTCTCCTCTCTCCTCCGCTCCACTTCTCGCCGATCTCTCTCCAAATCTCCCAGCCCTACCCCTCGCCTCCCGTCACCTTCCCCCACGCGCCGCCCTTTTCCTTGCCCCTACTTTCTCTCACGCGATGCTGAGTACTCTACATCTGCGGCTGCTGCCGCTTCTGCTCCATCGCAGCCTCCTCCCGCTAAGAAGGGCGGAAAAGGTAAGATCACTGATGAGTTCACTGGTGCTGGAGCCATCGGTCAGGTCTGTCAAGTGATCGGTGCCGTCGTCGATGTTAGATTCGATGAAGGTTTGCCTCCGATTTTGACGGCGCTTGAAGTGATGGACCACTCGATCCGGCTTGTGTTGGAAGTGGCTCAGCACTTGGGTGAAAACATGGTTAGGACCATTGCTATGGATGGAACGGAGGGACTCGTCAGAGGGCAGCCGGTTCTCAACACCGGATCTCCTATCACT GTGCCTGTCGGTAGAGCTACTCTTGGTCGTATCATAAATGTCATTGGAGAGCCTATTGACGAGAAAGGCGAACTCA AAACCGACCACTTCTTGCCCATTCACAGAGAAGCACCAGCCTTTGTCGAACAAGCTACTGAACAACAGATCCTTGTCACTGGTATTAAG GTTGTTGATCTCCTTGCACCATATCAAAGAGGAGGGAAGATTGGACTTTTTGGTGGTGCTGGTGTAGGGAAGACAGTGCTTATTATGGAACTTATCAACAATGTTGCTAAAGCTCACG GTGGTTTCTCAGTGTTTGCCGGTGTTGGAGAACGTACTAGAGAGGGTAATGACTTGTATAGGGAAATGATTGAGAGTGGTGTTATTAAGCTAGGTGAAAAGCAG GCTGATAGCAAGTGTGCTCTTGTTTATGGTCAAATGAATGAGCCCCCTGGTGCTCGTGCTCGTGTTGGCCTTACTGGTCTGACTGTTGCTGAACATTTCCGTGATGCTGAAGGGCAGGATGTGCTTCTCTTCATTGACAACATTTTCCGTTTTACTCAA GCAAACTCTGAAGTGTCTGCCTTGCTTGGTCGTATTCCATCTGCTGTCGGTTACCAACCAACCTTGGCTACTGATCTTGGAGGTCTTCAGGAACGTATTACCACCACCAAGAAAGGTTCTATCACTTCTGTTCAAGCCATATATGTGCCTGCTGATGACTTGACAGATCCAGCTCCTGCAACAACCTTTGCTCACTTGGATGCCACAACTGTGTTGTCCCGACAG ATCTCTGAGCTTGGTATTTATCCTGCTGTGGATCCTTTGGATTCTACATCTCGTATGCTCTCTCCTCATATTTTGGGTGAGGAACACTACAACACTGCTCGTGGTGTCCAGAAGGTTCTCCAAAACTACAAGAACTTGCAAGATATTATTGCTATTTTGGGGATGGACGAGCTTAGTGAAGATGATAAATTAACTGTTGCACGTGCTCGTAAGATCCAAAGGTTCTTGAGCCAGCCTTTCCACGTGGCAGAAGTGTTCACTGGTGCCCCTGGCAAGTATGTGGAGTTAAAGGAGAGCATCACCAGCTTCCAG GGTGTGTTGGATGGAAAGTATGATGACCTGCCCGAGCAGTCGTTTTACATGGTTGGAGGAATCGAGGAAGTGATTGCGAAGGCAGATAAGATTGCCAAGGAATCTGCAGCCTAA
- the LOC105779300 gene encoding ATP synthase subunit beta, mitochondrial — MASRRLLSSFLRSTSRRSLSKSPSPTPRLPSPSPTRRPFPCPYFLSRDAEYSTSAAAAASAPSQPPPAKKGGKGKITDEFTGAGAIGQVCQVIGAVVDVRFDEGLPPILTALEVMDHSIRLVLEVAQHLGENMVRTIAMDGTEGLVRGQPVLNTGSPITVPVGRATLGRIINVIGEPIDEKGELKTDHFLPIHREAPAFVEQATEQQILVTGIKVVDLLAPYQRGGKIGLFGGAGVGKTVLIMELINNVAKAHGGFSVFAGVGERTREGNDLYREMIESGVIKLGEKQADSKCALVYGQMNEPPGARARVGLTGLTVAEHFRDAEGQDVLLFIDNIFRFTQANSEVSALLGRIPSAVGYQPTLATDLGGLQERITTTKKGSITSVQAIYVPADDLTDPAPATTFAHLDATTVLSRQISELGIYPAVDPLDSTSRMLSPHILGEEHYNTARGVQKVLQNYKNLQDIIAILGMDELSEDDKLTVARARKIQRFLSQPFHVAEVFTGAPGKYVELKESITSFQGVLDGKYDDLPEQSFYMVGGIEEVIAKADKIAKESAA, encoded by the exons ATGGCTTCGCGTCGACTCCTCTCTTCTTTCCTCCGCTCCACTTCTCGCCGATCTCTCTCCAAATCTCCCAGCCCTACCCCTCGCCTCCCTTCACCTTCCCCCACGCGCCGCCCTTTTCCTTGCCCCTACTTTCTCTCACGCGATGCTGAGTACTCTACATCTGCGGCTGCTGCCGCTTCTGCTCCATCGCAGCCTCCTCCCGCTAAGAAGGGCGGAAAAGGTAAGATCACTGATGAGTTCACTGGTGCTGGAGCCATCGGTCAGGTTTGTCAAGTGATCGGTGCCGTCGTCGATGTTAGATTCGATGAAGGTTTGCCTCCGATTTTGACGGCGCTTGAAGTGATGGACCACTCGATCCGGCTTGTGTTGGAAGTGGCTCAGCACTTGGGTGAAAACATGGTTAGGACCATTGCTATGGATGGAACGGAGGGACTGGTCCGAGGGCAGCCGGTTCTCAACACTGGATCTCCTATCACT GTGCCTGTTGGTAGAGCTACTCTTGGTCGTATCATAAATGTCATTGGAGAGCCTATTGACGAGAAAGGCGAACTCA AAACCGACCACTTCTTGCCCATTCACAGAGAAGCACCAGCCTTTGTCGAACAAGCTACTGAACAACAGATCCTTGTCACTGGTATTAAG GTTGTTGATCTCCTTGCACCATATCAAAGAGGAGGGAAGATTGGACTTTTTGGTGGTGCTGGTGTAGGGAAGACGGTGCTTATTATGGAACTTATCAACAATGTTGCTAAAGCTCACG GTGGTTTCTCAGTGTTTGCCGGTGTTGGAGAACGTACTAGAGAGGGTAATGACTTGTATAGGGAAATGATTGAGAGTGGTGTTATTAAGCTAGGTGAAAAGCAG GCTGATAGCAAGTGTGCTCTTGTTTATGGTCAAATGAATGAGCCCCCTGGTGCTCGTGCTCGTGTTGGCCTTACTGGTCTGACTGTTGCTGAACATTTCCGTGATGCAGAAGGGCAGGATGTGCTTCTCTTCATTGACAACATTTTCCGTTTTACTCAA GCAAACTCTGAAGTGTCTGCCTTGCTAGGTCGTATTCCATCTGCTGTCGGTTACCAACCAACCTTGGCTACTGATCTTGGAGGTCTTCAGGAACGTATTACCACCACCAAGAAAGGTTCTATCACTTCTGTTCAAGCCATATATGTGCCTGCTGATGACTTGACAGATCCAGCTCCTGCAACAACCTTTGCTCACTTGGATGCCACAACTGTGTTGTCCCGACAG ATCTCTGAGCTTGGTATTTATCCTGCTGTGGATCCTTTGGATTCTACATCTCGTATGCTCTCTCCCCATATTTTGGGTGAGGAACACTACAACACTGCTCGTGGTGTCCAGAAGGTTCTCCAAAACTACAAGAACTTGCAAGATATTATTGCTATTTTGGGGATGGACGAGCTTAGTGAAGATGATAAATTAACTGTTGCTCGTGCTCGTAAGATCCAAAGGTTCTTGAGCCAGCCTTTCCACGTGGCAGAAGTGTTCACTGGTGCCCCTGGCAAGTATGTGGAGTTGAAGGAGAGTATCACCAGCTTCCAG GGAGTGTTGGATGGAAAGTATGATGACCTGCCAGAGCAGTCATTTTACATGGTTGGAGGTATTGAGGAAGTGATTGCCAAGGCAGATAAGATTGCCAAGGAGTCTGcagcttaa